The following coding sequences lie in one Myxococcus stipitatus genomic window:
- a CDS encoding TetR/AcrR family transcriptional regulator, with the protein MANDARQSAPNPDFVARKPQQERAKVRVDAVLQAAEELLLESGLSAFSIPTLAERLEYPRSTIYKFFPTPQALLNELAERQLGALEAHLTSHAQSLAGAKDWQELITRMVQAAADFYRTHPAAQVVLLTGPVSDVSFRALESTIARLGTLARGLLATRGIDIPRGSPDIAALAVEFGTASLRTSFYLHGRMTKEYTQAASDVMRSFLAMRLGLPLR; encoded by the coding sequence ATGGCTAACGATGCGCGTCAATCCGCCCCCAACCCCGATTTCGTGGCGCGCAAGCCGCAGCAGGAGCGCGCCAAGGTCCGGGTCGATGCCGTGCTCCAGGCGGCGGAGGAGCTGCTGCTCGAATCAGGGCTTTCGGCCTTCTCGATCCCGACGCTGGCGGAACGTCTCGAGTACCCTCGGTCGACGATCTACAAGTTCTTCCCGACCCCTCAAGCCCTGCTCAACGAGCTCGCGGAGCGCCAACTCGGGGCGCTGGAAGCGCACCTGACGAGCCATGCCCAAAGCCTCGCGGGGGCCAAGGACTGGCAGGAGCTGATCACGCGCATGGTTCAGGCGGCGGCGGATTTCTACCGCACGCATCCGGCGGCGCAGGTCGTCCTGCTGACCGGGCCGGTCTCGGATGTGAGCTTTCGCGCGCTCGAATCCACGATCGCGCGCCTCGGCACGCTCGCGCGCGGCCTGCTCGCGACGCGCGGCATCGACATCCCGCGCGGGTCGCCGGACATCGCGGCGCTGGCGGTGGAGTTCGGCACCGCGAGCCTCCGTACGTCCTTCTACCTTCATGGCCGCATGACGAAGGAATACACCCAGGCCGCGTCCGACGTGATGCGGTCATTCCTGGCAATGCGGCTGGGATTGCCGCTGCGCTGA
- a CDS encoding NADPH-dependent F420 reductase has translation MSGSQPQEARMKIGIIGAGSIGATLARKWVTLGHEVFLANSRGPDSLRELAAGIGATPVTTAQAARSGEVVVVTIPQRAVLDLPKDLFQGVPADVVVIDTGNYYPTRDGAISALQGGQPESAWVSEQLGRPVVKAFNNIYFKSLAEKGLPPGTPGRIALPVSGAPPEARAKVLRLIDALGFDPVDAGGLEESWRQQPGTPCYTRDLDAPALKEALAAADRSRIPEYRKAADDAVKHFFATQTPRRP, from the coding sequence ATCAGCGGCTCCCAGCCACAGGAGGCACGAATGAAGATTGGCATCATCGGAGCGGGAAGCATCGGCGCCACGCTGGCTCGGAAGTGGGTGACGCTGGGCCACGAGGTCTTCCTGGCGAACTCGCGTGGACCTGATTCGCTCCGGGAGCTCGCGGCCGGAATCGGCGCCACGCCCGTCACGACCGCCCAGGCGGCGCGCAGCGGAGAGGTCGTGGTCGTCACCATCCCCCAGCGCGCGGTGCTGGACCTGCCGAAGGACCTCTTCCAGGGCGTGCCCGCAGACGTGGTTGTCATCGACACGGGCAACTACTACCCGACCCGGGACGGCGCCATCTCCGCGCTCCAAGGCGGGCAGCCCGAGAGCGCCTGGGTCAGCGAGCAGCTCGGGAGGCCGGTGGTCAAGGCGTTCAACAACATCTACTTCAAGTCCCTCGCCGAGAAGGGCCTGCCCCCGGGCACGCCCGGTCGAATCGCGCTCCCTGTCTCCGGCGCACCGCCCGAGGCCAGGGCGAAGGTCCTGCGCCTCATCGATGCGCTCGGCTTCGACCCGGTCGACGCGGGAGGCCTCGAGGAGTCATGGCGCCAGCAGCCCGGCACGCCCTGCTACACTCGGGATCTCGACGCCCCAGCGCTGAAGGAAGCGCTCGCCGCCGCCGACCGGAGCCGTATCCCGGAGTACCGGAAGGCCGCTGACGACGCGGTGAAACACTTCTTCGCGACGCAGACCCCACGGCGCCCCTGA
- a CDS encoding glucose 1-dehydrogenase, giving the protein MHAVAVFPEAREVRLVDLSEPRSVTGSQVLLKVLEVGICGTDREIAAFHYGTPPPDSDHLVLGHEALAEVVETGPDVTLVREGDLVVPTVRRSCPHASCRPCRAERQDFCATGDFRERGIKAAHGFLQEWVVEEEEHLVVVPRQLSDVAVLVEPLSVAAKAAEQVQAIQRRLPWELARVRVLALGAGPVGLLGALSMVVNHFDTFVYSLEPAASERANLIRSFGATYVSGQDVPLGELGKKVGTFDIMYEAVGVSKVAFAALDALGPHGLFIFTGIPAHGGPNPVDTDALMRNIVLRNQLLLGTVNASRSAYELAIRELEQAMFLFPRSVRALITHRVPIQEAPALLTESGGIKQVVQLAS; this is encoded by the coding sequence ATGCATGCGGTGGCAGTGTTTCCAGAGGCGCGCGAGGTTCGCCTCGTCGACCTGTCGGAGCCTCGGTCCGTGACGGGCTCCCAGGTGCTCCTGAAGGTCCTCGAAGTGGGCATCTGCGGCACGGATCGGGAGATCGCTGCCTTTCATTATGGGACGCCTCCTCCGGACTCCGACCACCTCGTTCTCGGGCACGAGGCGCTCGCGGAGGTGGTGGAGACGGGCCCGGACGTCACCCTGGTCCGAGAGGGAGACCTCGTGGTCCCCACCGTTCGCCGGTCCTGTCCCCATGCGAGTTGTCGTCCCTGTCGCGCGGAGCGTCAGGACTTCTGCGCCACGGGGGATTTCCGGGAGCGGGGCATCAAGGCGGCGCACGGCTTCCTCCAGGAGTGGGTGGTGGAAGAGGAGGAGCACCTGGTCGTGGTGCCCCGCCAGCTTTCCGACGTGGCGGTGCTGGTCGAGCCGCTCTCCGTGGCCGCCAAGGCCGCGGAGCAAGTACAGGCCATTCAGCGGAGGCTGCCCTGGGAGCTCGCGCGCGTGCGAGTCCTGGCACTCGGCGCCGGGCCGGTGGGACTCCTGGGCGCCTTGAGCATGGTGGTGAACCACTTCGACACCTTCGTCTACTCCCTGGAGCCCGCGGCCAGCGAGCGCGCGAACCTCATCCGCTCCTTCGGTGCCACCTACGTCTCCGGGCAGGATGTGCCCCTCGGGGAGCTTGGGAAGAAGGTCGGGACGTTCGACATCATGTACGAGGCGGTGGGCGTGTCGAAGGTCGCGTTCGCGGCCCTCGATGCGCTGGGCCCCCACGGGCTCTTCATCTTCACCGGCATTCCCGCGCACGGCGGCCCGAACCCCGTGGATACGGACGCCCTGATGCGCAACATCGTGCTGAGGAATCAACTGCTCCTCGGGACCGTGAACGCGAGCCGGAGCGCTTACGAGCTGGCGATCCGCGAACTCGAACAAGCGATGTTCTTGTTCCCGCGGAGCGTGCGCGCCCTCATCACCCATCGGGTTCCCATCCAGGAAGCGCCCGCACTCCTCACGGAATCAGGTGGCATCAAGCAGGTGGTTCAACTGGCTTCATGA
- a CDS encoding aldo/keto reductase — protein sequence MNSEFRTLGDGGPAVFPIALGSEALVHGDGIRVIHEAIERGVNLIDTGDFYGAGGDELLIGKALEGRRDRVKLSVKTGALRSPDGAFIGLDARPAAMKNFITYSLKRLGVDHIDIYRPARLDPAVPIEDTVGAVADLVKAGYVRYIGLSEMGADTIRRAHQVHPIVDLQIEYSLFNRRPEQNLFPVLSEAGIGVTAYGVLAHGLLSGKAKPSDKSGPRAHLPWFHAENFEKNMKLVNALAAVAQEKGCSPAQLAIAWALSKWKDLVPVVGARTVAQLQDTLMALQVKLGADDVVRIEATVPPEQIAGTRYLPMLMKMLDSERP from the coding sequence ATGAACTCGGAATTCAGGACTCTCGGCGACGGCGGCCCTGCGGTATTTCCCATCGCGCTTGGCTCGGAAGCGCTCGTCCACGGCGACGGCATTCGAGTGATTCACGAAGCGATTGAGCGCGGGGTGAACCTCATCGACACCGGTGACTTCTACGGCGCGGGTGGAGACGAGTTGCTCATTGGAAAGGCGCTCGAAGGTCGGCGGGACCGGGTGAAGCTGTCGGTGAAGACAGGAGCGCTTCGTTCGCCTGACGGTGCGTTCATCGGCCTTGACGCGCGGCCGGCGGCGATGAAGAACTTCATTACCTATTCGCTCAAGCGCCTGGGCGTCGATCACATCGACATCTACCGGCCGGCGAGGCTCGACCCCGCGGTGCCAATCGAAGACACGGTGGGGGCGGTTGCCGATCTCGTGAAGGCCGGGTACGTGCGGTACATCGGCCTCTCGGAGATGGGCGCCGACACCATTCGGCGTGCGCACCAGGTGCACCCCATCGTGGACCTGCAGATCGAGTACTCGCTTTTCAACCGCAGACCCGAGCAGAACCTGTTCCCCGTGTTGAGTGAGGCTGGCATCGGCGTGACGGCCTATGGCGTGCTGGCGCATGGGTTGCTCAGCGGAAAGGCGAAGCCCTCGGACAAGTCCGGGCCGCGAGCGCATCTGCCATGGTTCCACGCGGAGAACTTCGAGAAGAACATGAAGCTGGTGAATGCACTGGCGGCGGTTGCGCAGGAGAAGGGGTGCTCGCCGGCGCAGTTGGCCATCGCATGGGCACTGTCGAAGTGGAAGGACCTCGTGCCGGTGGTGGGGGCACGAACGGTGGCGCAACTGCAGGACACGTTGATGGCGTTGCAAGTCAAGCTGGGCGCTGACGATGTCGTTCGCATCGAGGCCACGGTGCCGCCAGAGCAGATCGCCGGCACGCGCTACCTACCCATGTTGATGAAGATGCTTGATAGCGAGCGCCCCTGA
- a CDS encoding S9 family peptidase — protein MSLHRGVMVLMLWAVPALAEPPPVIPRTLLFGNPVRDAPTLSPDGEKLAWVAPDAKGVMQVWVRTLQGKDDTRAVTKEPKRGVRYYEWSQDSRTLLYPQDSDGDENTHIYASDLSTGVVRDLTPFQGIRARMLASSPTAPRELLVTMNLQERTGSDIYRVSLDTGAITLDTQDPGDVMTWTADAKLDVRGALAQKPDGTTVLRVRDSVRTPWRTLLEVPLRENVFPQYMGFIGFSRDGAKVYLKSPHGSNTSRVVEKALRTGAEKVLAEDAGSDVFDVLFHPERKVVQAVAFNTDGHMRWKVLDASLREDFEVLGRMADGDFSLVSRDRADRRWVVAFEQDAAPLRYYTYDRSTHHAELLFSNQPSLEQTPLARMKPIQLKSRDGLTLTGYLTRPVDAPQGPLPTVLLVHGGPWTRDTWRFSPEVQWLANRGYAVLQVNFRASAGLGKAFLNAGNRQWGRAMNDDLEDAVAWAVKEGQVDASRVAIMGSSYGGYAALAGAAFSPTLYRCAVDAFGISNLFTFLKSFPPQWKVIRGSYAQRVGDVDDPSEQERLRTTSPVFSVDQIRIPMFVAQGANDPRVKQAESEQMVSALEKAGRDVTYVLYPDEGHGFYQPQNNLDYHARVEAFLARHLGGRLEPLPEEGRVPGSSAVVRQSGGTAK, from the coding sequence ATGTCGCTGCACCGTGGGGTGATGGTGTTGATGCTGTGGGCCGTGCCCGCGCTGGCGGAACCGCCGCCCGTGATTCCCCGGACGCTGTTGTTTGGCAACCCCGTCCGGGACGCGCCCACGCTGTCGCCGGACGGTGAGAAGCTGGCCTGGGTCGCGCCCGATGCGAAGGGCGTCATGCAGGTCTGGGTACGGACGCTGCAAGGCAAGGACGACACCCGCGCCGTCACGAAGGAGCCCAAGCGGGGCGTCCGGTACTACGAGTGGTCGCAGGACTCGCGCACCCTCCTCTACCCGCAGGACTCCGATGGCGACGAGAACACGCATATCTACGCCTCCGACCTGTCGACGGGCGTGGTGCGCGACCTGACGCCCTTCCAGGGCATCCGCGCCCGGATGCTGGCATCCTCGCCCACCGCGCCGCGAGAGCTCCTGGTGACGATGAACCTCCAGGAGCGCACGGGCTCGGACATCTACCGCGTGTCGCTCGATACCGGCGCCATCACGCTCGACACGCAGGACCCGGGCGACGTGATGACCTGGACGGCGGACGCGAAGCTGGACGTGCGCGGAGCGCTGGCGCAGAAGCCGGACGGCACCACGGTGCTGCGCGTCCGGGACTCCGTGCGCACCCCATGGCGGACGCTGCTCGAGGTGCCCCTGCGGGAGAACGTCTTCCCGCAGTACATGGGGTTCATCGGCTTCTCGCGCGACGGAGCGAAGGTGTACCTGAAGAGTCCGCACGGCTCCAACACCTCGCGGGTGGTGGAGAAGGCGCTGCGCACGGGCGCGGAGAAGGTGCTCGCGGAGGACGCGGGCTCGGACGTGTTCGACGTCCTCTTCCACCCCGAGCGCAAGGTGGTCCAGGCCGTGGCCTTCAACACCGACGGCCACATGCGATGGAAGGTGCTCGACGCGAGCCTGCGCGAGGACTTCGAGGTGCTGGGCCGCATGGCCGACGGAGACTTCTCCCTGGTCAGCCGCGACCGCGCGGACCGCCGGTGGGTGGTGGCCTTCGAGCAGGACGCCGCGCCCTTGCGCTACTACACCTACGACCGGTCCACCCACCACGCCGAGCTGCTCTTCTCCAACCAGCCCTCGCTGGAACAGACGCCGCTGGCGCGGATGAAGCCCATCCAGCTGAAGTCCCGCGACGGCCTGACGCTGACGGGCTACCTCACACGGCCGGTGGACGCGCCGCAGGGGCCACTGCCCACGGTGCTGCTGGTGCACGGCGGCCCGTGGACGCGGGACACCTGGCGCTTCAGCCCGGAGGTGCAGTGGCTGGCGAACCGGGGCTACGCGGTGCTCCAGGTCAACTTCCGCGCTTCCGCGGGGCTGGGAAAGGCCTTCCTCAACGCGGGCAACCGCCAGTGGGGCCGCGCGATGAACGACGACCTGGAGGACGCGGTGGCGTGGGCGGTGAAGGAGGGCCAGGTGGATGCCTCGCGGGTCGCCATCATGGGCAGCTCCTACGGCGGCTACGCGGCGCTCGCGGGCGCGGCGTTCAGCCCCACGCTGTACCGCTGCGCGGTGGATGCCTTTGGCATCTCCAACCTCTTCACGTTCCTGAAGTCCTTCCCACCGCAGTGGAAGGTCATCCGAGGCTCGTACGCCCAGCGCGTGGGCGACGTGGACGACCCGTCCGAGCAGGAGCGGCTGCGCACCACCTCGCCCGTCTTCTCCGTGGACCAGATTCGCATCCCCATGTTCGTGGCGCAGGGAGCGAACGACCCGCGGGTGAAGCAGGCGGAGTCCGAGCAGATGGTGTCCGCGCTGGAGAAGGCCGGGCGCGACGTGACGTACGTGCTCTATCCCGACGAAGGCCACGGCTTCTATCAGCCCCAGAACAACCTGGACTACCACGCGCGGGTGGAGGCCTTCCTGGCGCGGCATCTCGGGGGCCGGTTGGAGCCGCTGCCAGAGGAAGGGCGCGTGCCGGGCTCCAGCGCCGTCGTCCGCCAATCCGGCGGCACGGCGAAGTAG
- a CDS encoding TetR/AcrR family transcriptional regulator, with amino-acid sequence MPRTGLTATELRTRAIDVTLRRIRSDGFEKVRLTDVAHELGISHVALYAHFANKEALLDAVLERWLTEVSTALAKVCASNHKPAQKLEQWFVQQYAMKRDRALNDRATYAAFETATAAKKQFVKDYLAQRTAQLVGLLEGVGVASPQHDATVLLDGMAGFFHPRLILESAETNREPELKRVLQTLLRGLGQPRSR; translated from the coding sequence ATGCCGCGGACCGGACTCACAGCCACCGAACTCAGGACCCGCGCGATCGACGTCACGCTCCGGCGCATTCGTTCGGACGGCTTCGAGAAGGTGCGGCTCACCGACGTGGCCCACGAGCTCGGCATCAGTCACGTCGCGCTCTACGCGCACTTCGCGAACAAGGAGGCGCTGCTCGACGCGGTGCTCGAACGCTGGCTCACGGAGGTGTCAACGGCGCTCGCGAAGGTGTGCGCTTCGAATCACAAGCCAGCCCAGAAGCTCGAGCAGTGGTTCGTGCAGCAGTACGCGATGAAGCGCGACCGCGCGCTGAATGATCGCGCCACGTATGCCGCCTTTGAGACGGCCACGGCGGCGAAGAAACAGTTCGTGAAGGACTACCTCGCGCAGCGGACGGCGCAGCTCGTCGGCCTGCTCGAGGGAGTCGGTGTCGCTTCACCACAGCACGACGCCACGGTGCTGCTCGACGGCATGGCCGGCTTCTTTCACCCACGGCTCATCCTCGAGAGCGCCGAGACGAACCGAGAGCCGGAACTCAAGCGCGTGTTGCAAACGCTGCTCCGAGGGCTCGGCCAGCCGCGTTCCCGGTGA
- a CDS encoding aldo/keto reductase: protein MEYASILGISAPASRVGLGTWAMGGTQWGGTDDDESVRTIHAALDLGITLIDTAPAYGFGHSEEVVGRALAERGGRGQVIVATKVGLEQRGDGVIRNSSRQQVTQELEVSLRRLRTDYVDLYQVHWPDFSTPYEETAQALLDLQRAGKIRAIGVSNYSIEAMERFRRVAPLASAQPPLNLFEREALEDIIPWCRANGVATLTYGALCRGLLTGTMNENTRFEGDDLRQTDPKFLSPRYPQYLKAVQRLAQFARERYDKGVLPFAVRWVLDQPGVTVALWGARHPSELEPLRDMIGWRLDDEALTYTDSVVNESVPEPVGPEFMAPPEKRPEASGERPGAPI from the coding sequence ATGGAGTACGCATCGATTCTCGGCATTTCGGCCCCAGCCAGCCGCGTGGGCCTGGGGACCTGGGCCATGGGCGGGACGCAGTGGGGCGGCACCGACGACGACGAGTCGGTGCGGACCATCCACGCGGCGCTCGACCTGGGCATCACGCTCATCGACACCGCGCCGGCATACGGCTTCGGGCACTCGGAGGAGGTCGTGGGCAGGGCGCTCGCCGAACGAGGCGGACGTGGGCAGGTCATCGTGGCAACCAAGGTGGGGCTGGAGCAGCGCGGGGACGGAGTCATTCGCAACTCGTCGCGACAACAAGTCACCCAGGAGCTAGAGGTCTCGCTGAGGCGCCTGCGCACCGACTATGTCGACCTCTACCAGGTCCACTGGCCGGACTTCTCCACGCCATATGAGGAGACGGCCCAGGCGCTGCTCGATCTCCAGCGCGCCGGAAAGATCCGCGCGATCGGCGTCTCCAACTACTCCATCGAGGCGATGGAGCGGTTCCGGAGAGTGGCGCCGCTCGCCTCGGCGCAGCCCCCACTCAACCTCTTCGAGCGGGAAGCCCTGGAGGACATCATTCCCTGGTGCCGTGCGAATGGCGTGGCCACCCTCACCTACGGCGCGCTCTGCCGGGGACTCCTGACCGGAACGATGAACGAGAACACCCGGTTCGAAGGAGACGACCTGCGACAGACCGACCCGAAGTTCCTGTCTCCGCGCTACCCACAGTACCTGAAGGCCGTCCAGCGGCTCGCGCAATTCGCGCGCGAGCGCTACGACAAGGGCGTGCTCCCGTTCGCGGTCCGCTGGGTGCTGGACCAGCCCGGCGTCACAGTGGCGCTGTGGGGAGCCCGCCACCCCAGCGAGCTGGAGCCGCTGCGGGACATGATTGGCTGGAGACTCGACGACGAGGCCCTGACGTACACGGACTCGGTCGTGAACGAGTCCGTGCCCGAGCCCGTAGGTCCCGAGTTCATGGCGCCCCCTGAGAAGCGTCCGGAAGCATCGGGCGAGCGGCCAGGGGCGCCCATCTGA
- a CDS encoding TetR/AcrR family transcriptional regulator — MPAPLMSREELVARLLELFRERGYDGASLTDVSAATSLGKSSLYHHFPGGKQDMGAAVLEEARAWLERDIIGALSAERPPLRRLDAMFAALRSFYGGGTRPCILAALVTGSARKLFHPQLTQTFRRWMQAVGAMLTEAGVGAAAARELAEDLVVSVQGALIVSRGTDDPDVFGDTLRRQHARLKSALDAAQR, encoded by the coding sequence ATGCCAGCCCCACTCATGTCCCGTGAGGAGCTCGTCGCGCGGCTGCTCGAGCTCTTCCGTGAGCGCGGCTACGACGGCGCGAGCCTGACGGATGTGTCGGCCGCCACCAGCCTTGGCAAGTCGAGCCTGTACCACCACTTCCCCGGCGGAAAGCAGGACATGGGGGCGGCAGTGCTCGAAGAGGCGAGGGCCTGGCTGGAGCGAGACATCATTGGCGCGCTGAGCGCGGAACGTCCTCCCCTCCGCCGCCTCGACGCCATGTTCGCGGCCCTGCGCTCCTTCTACGGTGGCGGCACCCGGCCCTGCATCCTCGCGGCGCTCGTGACGGGGAGCGCGCGAAAGCTGTTTCATCCCCAGCTGACCCAGACCTTCCGGCGGTGGATGCAGGCGGTTGGCGCCATGCTGACGGAGGCCGGCGTCGGCGCGGCTGCGGCGCGCGAACTCGCCGAGGACCTCGTGGTTTCAGTGCAGGGCGCACTCATCGTTTCGCGTGGCACGGATGACCCGGATGTCTTCGGCGACACGCTGCGGCGCCAACATGCGCGGCTGAAGTCTGCCTTGGACGCCGCGCAGCGCTGA
- a CDS encoding MBL fold metallo-hydrolase — METQVTEIAPRLYRLSTYISGVNLLYNQFLIDAEEPSLFHLGPRALFPLVSAAVRKVLPLERLRWLTFGHVEADECGAMNSWLAAAPHAQVAHGAMGCLVSVNDLADRPPRPLKDGEVMDLGGKRLRRLETPHLPHGWDAGLFLEETTGTLLCGDLFTAMGDAPALTAQDIVGPALATEDGGHATCLTPATGPTIQALAALRPRTLGLMHGPSYTGDSTRALQDLAAAYDERLDADLARLRGTRL, encoded by the coding sequence GTGGAAACCCAAGTGACAGAAATCGCTCCAAGACTCTACCGGCTCTCCACCTACATCAGCGGCGTCAACCTCCTCTACAACCAGTTCCTCATCGACGCTGAGGAGCCGTCGCTGTTCCACCTCGGGCCCAGGGCGTTGTTCCCTCTGGTGTCGGCAGCAGTGCGCAAGGTGCTCCCGCTCGAGCGGCTCCGGTGGCTCACCTTCGGGCATGTCGAGGCAGACGAGTGTGGGGCGATGAATTCCTGGCTCGCCGCCGCGCCTCATGCACAGGTCGCGCACGGCGCCATGGGGTGTCTCGTCTCGGTGAACGACCTCGCCGATAGGCCGCCACGCCCGCTGAAGGACGGCGAAGTCATGGACCTGGGCGGTAAGCGGCTGCGGAGGCTCGAGACACCACACCTACCGCATGGCTGGGACGCAGGACTGTTTCTCGAGGAAACTACCGGAACGCTGTTGTGTGGAGACCTGTTCACCGCGATGGGCGACGCGCCGGCCCTGACAGCACAGGACATCGTCGGGCCCGCACTCGCTACCGAGGATGGCGGCCACGCGACCTGTCTGACACCTGCGACTGGTCCCACGATTCAAGCGCTGGCTGCGCTGCGACCGCGAACGCTCGGCCTCATGCACGGCCCCTCCTATACAGGAGACAGCACACGGGCGCTGCAGGACCTCGCTGCGGCCTACGACGAGAGGCTCGACGCCGACCTCGCTCGTCTGCGCGGAACGCGGCTCTGA
- a CDS encoding glycoside hydrolase family 15 protein — protein MSSPLEHYGLIGDLTTIALVSRSGSIDWMCLPRIDSDACFARLLGTNEHGYWSLRPAAEVRAVQQRYRPETLVLETEVTCDSGRARIIDFMPPGQTEHDIIRIVEGLEGEVPMHSDLRVRFAYGKLTPWIQCNSHHATLTSGPDALAYSSPVPLVPDWDASRLEADFVVRAGERLPCSLTFYASHLAAPAHPVDAERDLTRTEQYWREWASRCRYEGSFRDAVVRSLITLKALTYEPTGGIVAAPTTSLPEELGGVRNWDYRYCWLRDASLTLEALMRGGYLEEARAWRDWLLRAVAGAPAEAQIMYGVAGEHRLPEVELPWLPGYEESRPVRIGNGAYGQFQLDVYGETLNAMYEARVYGVPEAGSLPWDTLKVIVDFVEKSWQRPDEGIWEIRSERQLHFTHSKLMAWVAVDRGVRFVEQFGASAPEQLKKRLPRWRALREEIRADILARGYNPRVGAFTQSYGSDALDASVLLIPHMGFLPADDSRMLGTVAAIEKGLTQAGFVERYSTETGVDGLAGHEATFLICSFWLVDNYTMVGRLDEAGALFQRIVSIRNDLGLLAEEYHPGLHRQLGNFPQAFSHVGLINSAVLLEARRAGRDVSFAAMAAASMH, from the coding sequence ATGTCATCCCCCCTCGAGCACTATGGCCTCATCGGCGACCTGACGACCATCGCGCTGGTATCACGGAGCGGCTCCATCGACTGGATGTGCCTGCCGCGCATCGACTCCGATGCCTGCTTCGCCAGGTTGCTCGGGACAAACGAGCATGGCTACTGGAGCCTCCGGCCCGCGGCGGAGGTCCGAGCCGTCCAGCAGCGCTACCGGCCGGAGACACTGGTGTTGGAGACGGAAGTCACCTGCGACAGTGGACGGGCGCGCATCATCGACTTCATGCCTCCGGGGCAGACCGAGCACGACATCATCCGCATTGTCGAGGGGCTCGAAGGTGAGGTCCCGATGCACTCCGACCTCAGGGTGCGCTTCGCCTATGGCAAGTTGACCCCCTGGATCCAGTGCAACAGCCACCACGCCACCCTGACCTCGGGGCCGGACGCGCTCGCATACAGCAGCCCGGTTCCGCTCGTACCGGACTGGGATGCGTCCCGCCTGGAAGCGGACTTTGTCGTCCGAGCAGGTGAGCGGCTCCCCTGCTCGCTGACGTTCTACGCGTCACACCTGGCCGCGCCGGCGCACCCTGTCGATGCGGAGCGGGACCTGACGCGGACCGAGCAGTACTGGCGTGAATGGGCGAGCCGGTGCCGCTACGAGGGCTCATTCCGCGACGCCGTGGTGCGCTCGCTCATCACCCTGAAGGCGCTCACCTATGAGCCGACTGGCGGCATCGTCGCGGCACCCACCACGTCGCTCCCCGAAGAGCTCGGCGGAGTCCGGAACTGGGACTACCGCTACTGCTGGCTTCGAGACGCATCCCTCACGCTCGAGGCGCTGATGCGAGGGGGCTACCTCGAGGAGGCGCGGGCCTGGCGCGACTGGCTGCTGCGTGCCGTCGCTGGCGCTCCGGCCGAGGCGCAGATCATGTACGGCGTCGCCGGCGAGCACCGTCTTCCCGAGGTCGAGCTGCCATGGCTCCCCGGCTACGAGGAGTCCCGGCCGGTGCGCATCGGAAATGGCGCGTACGGCCAGTTCCAGCTCGACGTCTACGGTGAAACGCTGAACGCCATGTACGAGGCACGCGTGTACGGGGTGCCGGAGGCCGGCTCGCTCCCCTGGGACACGCTGAAGGTGATTGTCGACTTCGTGGAGAAGAGCTGGCAGCGGCCGGACGAGGGAATCTGGGAGATTCGCAGCGAGCGCCAGCTCCACTTCACGCACTCGAAGCTCATGGCGTGGGTCGCGGTGGACCGAGGCGTTCGCTTCGTCGAGCAGTTCGGTGCCAGCGCGCCGGAGCAACTGAAGAAGCGCCTGCCCCGCTGGCGCGCGCTGCGCGAGGAGATCCGCGCCGACATCCTGGCGCGTGGCTACAACCCGCGCGTGGGGGCCTTCACGCAGTCCTACGGCTCGGACGCCCTCGACGCGAGCGTGCTCCTGATTCCGCACATGGGCTTCCTGCCCGCGGATGACTCGCGCATGTTGGGCACTGTCGCCGCCATCGAAAAGGGCCTGACCCAGGCTGGCTTCGTGGAGCGCTACTCGACTGAGACAGGCGTGGACGGGCTGGCGGGCCATGAGGCCACGTTCCTCATCTGCAGCTTCTGGCTCGTTGACAACTACACCATGGTTGGTCGCCTCGACGAGGCGGGGGCGCTGTTCCAGCGCATCGTCTCCATCCGGAACGACCTCGGGCTGCTGGCCGAGGAGTACCACCCCGGGCTGCACCGCCAGCTTGGCAACTTCCCACAGGCGTTCTCCCATGTCGGGCTCATCAACAGCGCCGTGTTGCTGGAGGCCAGGCGGGCAGGGCGGGACGTGTCGTTCGCCGCCATGGCCGCCGCGAGCATGCACTAG